The DNA window AGGGATTCGCCAAACTGAAGCGTCGACGCAGCAGTTGTGTGGGAGCCCCGACTTCCAACTCCAAGCGGACGAAAAATAACGAGGGACTAGTAGCCAAAAAGCCGCCCAAAGGAGAGTACGTTGTGGAGCGTATTGAATGCGTTGAGATTGATCAGTATCAGCCAGTCTTCTTCGTCAAATGGTTGGGATACCATAATAGCGAGAACACCTGGGAAAGTCTTGCCAACGTGGCCGACTGCGCCGAAATCGAGAAGTTTGTGGAGCGGCATCAGCAGCTCTACGAGACATACATAGCCCAGATAACCACTGAGCTTGAGAAGCAGCTGGAGGCATTGCCACTTATGGAGAACATTACGGTGGCCGAAGTAGATGCCTATGAGCAACTCAATCTGCAGATCGATCTTATCCTGCTCGCCCAATATCGCGCTGCTGGCAGTCGAAGCCAAAGGGAACCGCAGAAAATTGGAGAACGAGCCCTGAAAAGCATGCAAATCAAGCGGGCTCAATTTTCACGGCGCAAGCAGTTGGCTGATCTAGCATTGTTCGAGAAGCGCATGAATCATGTGGAGAAACCGTCACCTCCAATACGTGTTGAGAACAACGTAGATCTGGACACTATAGACAGCAATTTCATGTACATACAGGATAACATAATCGGCAAGGATGTGCCCAAGCCGGAAGTGGGAATTGTGGGCTGTAAGTGCACTGAAGACACAGGGGAGTGTACTGCCTCTACGAAGTGTTGTGCCCGCCTCGCCGACGAGCTGTTCGCCTACGAGCGAAGCACACGGCGCTTGCGCCTACGTCCAGGAAGTGCCATCTACGAGTGCAATAGCCGCTGCTCGTGCGATTCAAGCTGCTCCAACCGTCTGGTGCAGCATGGACGCCAGGTACCGTTGGTTTTGTTTAAGACCGCCAACGGCAGCGGATGGGGGGTGCGAGCCGCAACTGCCCTGCGTAAGGGTGAATTTGTGTGCGAGTACATTGGAGAGATCATCACCAGCGATGAGGCAAATGAGCGCGGCAAGGCGTATGACGACAATGGGAGGACATATCTTTTCGATTTGGATTACAACACAGCTCAGGACAGCGAGTACACTATCGATGCGGCTAACTATGGCAACATCTCGCACTTTATCAATCACTCTTGCGATCCAAATCTCGCCGTGTTCCCCTGCTGGATCGAGCACCTGAATGTCGCACTGCCGCACCTCGTCTTCTTTACACTGCGTCCAATCAAGGCGGGCGAGGAGTTGAGCTTCGACTACATTCGCGCGGACAACGAAGCCGTGCCCTACGAGAACCTCTCGACAGCTGTGCGCGTCGAGTGCCGCTGCGGAGCTGATAATTGCAGAAAGGTCCTCTTTTGAATGGACTTGAAGTACTATTTTTAAATGGCACGTCCTTACCCACCTTAGACATCATTGCATtgaacctttttttttttgtcaacaTATATATGTTActaattggattttattttccGAACAATGAATTGATGacgttttaattatttatttgttaataaatGAGAATATCGTTTGGATCTACATTATGTTTGATGATCTATATTACTAGAGGATAAAAGGAGTAATCTTATATACATGTGTGTACATGTAATTTTATACATTAAATTTAGTAATAACTTAGAGTTTTGACAAACTACCTTGTAATGTGCTGAAATTATTACCGCATAATGTGCAAATCATTATTTCACAATAAATATCTTACCATTATTAAGTGATGTTTGTTTGTGGCTGTCAAGAAGTTAATATACTGGATTATTTTAAGTGGTTGCCAGGCCAGTAGTTCGAAGAATGTATTGTAATATTCTTCAAAATTCTTATCGCATTGCTTCTAGGTTATGCCAACGCCAAAATCTACAAGTGCGACAACCCCAAGTGCCCGCGCCCAGCCAGCTTTGTATCGGATGCATCCAGCAAGGACGACAGCTTGCCCTGCACCCGGCTCAACTGCTCCGGCAACTTTAGACTAGTGCGACATGTGAGCTTCGTGGATTGCCCCGGTCACGACATTCTTATGGCTACCATGTTGAACGGTGCTGCTGTGATGGATGCCGCTCTGCTGCTCATTGCTGGTGAGTAGCAAAGGATCCCTCTGAACCGACACAATATATACTAATTACTACCTATTCCATGTGCAGGCAATGAATCCTGTCCACAACCGCAAACCTCTGAGCATTTGGCCGCCATTGAGATTATGAAGCTGAAACAGATTCTAATCTTGCAAAACAAGATCGATCTGATCAAGGAGAGCCAGGCGAAAGAGCAGTACGAGGAGATCACCAAATTCGTCCAGGGCACCGTAGCTGAGGGCGCTCCGATCATTCCGATCTCGGCCCAGCTTAAGTACAACATCGATGTGCTCTGCGAGTACATTGTGAATAAGATCCCAGTGCCGCCGCGCGACTTCAATGCCCCGCCCCGTCTGATCGTCATCCGATCCTTCGACGTGAACAAGCCAGGCTGTGAGGTGGCAGACCTTAAGGGCGGTGTCGCAGGTGGCTCCATCCTGAGCGGCGTGCTGAAGGTAGGACAAGAGATCGAGGTGCGTCCAGGCGTTGTGACCAAGGACAGCGATGGCAACATCACCTGCCGTCCAATCTTCTCCCGTATCGTCTCGCTTTTCGCCGAGCAGAACGAGCTGCAGTACGCCGTGCCCGGCGGTCTGATTGGTGTGGGCACCAAGATCGATCCTACGCTGTGCCGTGCCGATCGTTTGGTCGGTCAGGTGCTAGGCGCCGTTGGACAACTGCCAGACATCTACCAGGAGCTGGAAATCTCGTACTACCTGCTGCGTCGCCTTCTCGGCGTCCGTACCGATGGTGACAAGAAGGGAGCGCGCGTTGAAAAGCTGCAGAAGAAC is part of the Drosophila sechellia strain sech25 chromosome 3R, ASM438219v1, whole genome shotgun sequence genome and encodes:
- the LOC6606296 gene encoding histone-lysine N-methyltransferase Su(var)3-9 isoform X3 yields the protein MATAEAQIGVNRNLQKQDLSNLDVSKLTPLSPEVISRQATINIGTIGHVAHGKSTVVKAISGVQTVRFKNELERNITIKLERLSEKKIKKLLSSKQQRQQYEIKQRSMLRHLAELRRHSRFRRLCTKPAPSSMPASTSSAARRTTRRSTSQSSLSPSNSSGYGSVFGCEEHDVDKISSHKGFAKLKRRRSSCVGAPTSNSKRTKNNEGLVAKKPPKGEYVVERIECVEIDQYQPVFFVKWLGYHNSENTWESLANVADCAEIEKFVERHQQLYETYIAQITTELEKQLEALPLMENITVAEVDAYEQLNLQIDLILLAQYRAAGSRSQREPQKIGERALKSMQIKRAQFSRRKQLADLALFEKRMNHVEKPSPPIRVENNVDLDTIDSNFMYIQDNIIGKDVPKPEVGIVGCKCTEDTGECTASTKCCARLADELFAYERSTRRLRLRPGSAIYECNSRCSCDSSCSNRLVQHGRQVPLVLFKTANGSGWGVRAATALRKGEFVCEYIGEIITSDEANERGKAYDDNGRTYLFDLDYNTAQDSEYTIDAANYGNISHFINHSCDPNLAVFPCWIEHLNVALPHLVFFTLRPIKAGEELSFDYIRADNEAVPYENLSTAVRVECRCGADNCRKVLF
- the LOC6606296 gene encoding eukaryotic translation initiation factor 2 subunit 3 isoform X2, encoding MQLRGDVLSGGVAADVSKLTPLSPEVISRQATINIGTIGHVAHGKSTVVKAISGVQTVRFKNELERNITIKLGYANAKIYKCDNPKCPRPASFVSDASSKDDSLPCTRLNCSGNFRLVRHVSFVDCPGHDILMATMLNGAAVMDAALLLIAGNESCPQPQTSEHLAAIEIMKLKQILILQNKIDLIKESQAKEQYEEITKFVQGTVAEGAPIIPISAQLKYNIDVLCEYIVNKIPVPPRDFNAPPRLIVIRSFDVNKPGCEVADLKGGVAGGSILSGVLKVGQEIEVRPGVVTKDSDGNITCRPIFSRIVSLFAEQNELQYAVPGGLIGVGTKIDPTLCRADRLVGQVLGAVGQLPDIYQELEISYYLLRRLLGVRTDGDKKGARVEKLQKNEILLVNIGSLSTGGRISATKGDLAKIVLTTPVCTEKGEKIALSRRVENHWRLIGWGQIFGGKTITPVLDSQVAKK
- the LOC6606296 gene encoding eukaryotic translation initiation factor 2 subunit 3 isoform X1 gives rise to the protein MATAEAQIGVNRNLQKQDLSNLDVSKLTPLSPEVISRQATINIGTIGHVAHGKSTVVKAISGVQTVRFKNELERNITIKLGYANAKIYKCDNPKCPRPASFVSDASSKDDSLPCTRLNCSGNFRLVRHVSFVDCPGHDILMATMLNGAAVMDAALLLIAGNESCPQPQTSEHLAAIEIMKLKQILILQNKIDLIKESQAKEQYEEITKFVQGTVAEGAPIIPISAQLKYNIDVLCEYIVNKIPVPPRDFNAPPRLIVIRSFDVNKPGCEVADLKGGVAGGSILSGVLKVGQEIEVRPGVVTKDSDGNITCRPIFSRIVSLFAEQNELQYAVPGGLIGVGTKIDPTLCRADRLVGQVLGAVGQLPDIYQELEISYYLLRRLLGVRTDGDKKGARVEKLQKNEILLVNIGSLSTGGRISATKGDLAKIVLTTPVCTEKGEKIALSRRVENHWRLIGWGQIFGGKTITPVLDSQVAKK